In one window of Pseudodesulfovibrio sediminis DNA:
- the divK gene encoding DVU0259 family response regulator domain-containing protein, with product MPKKIMVVDDDPDIVDYLVNVFEDHNYETCRASDGVSAFDVALTEKPDLITLDIEMPHEWGPRFYRRLTNEDEFKDIPVIVISGLSGIHLAIRRAVATIKKPFDPTDVIQIVREALGE from the coding sequence ATGCCAAAGAAAATCATGGTGGTGGACGACGACCCGGATATCGTCGATTACCTCGTCAATGTATTTGAAGACCATAACTACGAGACCTGCCGCGCTTCAGACGGCGTGTCCGCCTTTGATGTCGCACTGACGGAAAAGCCGGACCTTATTACCCTGGACATCGAAATGCCCCACGAGTGGGGACCCAGGTTTTACCGTCGACTGACAAATGAAGATGAATTCAAGGATATCCCGGTGATTGTCATCAGCGGACTTTCCGGAATTCATCTGGCCATCAGACGGGCAGTGGCGACGATAAAGAAGCCCTTTGACCCGACTGATGTGATCCAGATAGTGCGTGAAGCTCTCGGCGAGTAG
- the hmcA gene encoding sulfate respiration complex hexadecaheme cytochrome HmcA, with the protein MANGKRMLRMTVIAIALVGVLGFQLEAMGMLDSVGDTAGRPDVIMIDTIAQLEELEQSAAVFMHDAHTKALKDQGMSCESCHKTDAKGTMALTFNRVEGENQPELSASELKDIYHNGCISCHVKTADKGFKTGPMVGECRSCHQAAPEVQADRFEAGMDNALHFTHWDSKIIPADAGEQTNCGSCHKKKGEEDGWRFAAANAGKSTQEIFHNQCVTCHQTLIEKKAERSGPVQCAGCHGEKEVAARKMEEGKSLKTMGALPRLPRKQPDAVLMMAKVEEGAAPEKATGMAPVAFNHKFHEGVVDTCTACHVDGVNAPLDTSYEAMHDLTSESSCIGCHAKAQEKPQCAGCHEQRPAAKATSDASCVTCHNAGVNAADTVKLMASASKEEKAAEAALLIAARPATQAMVAVEDIPEFVNIGAISKKFEPSKMPHRKIILSMVKGMEDSPLAATFHAAPEAVCAGCHHNSPASITPPKCASCHADPFVTDGKPGLKAAYHGQCMTCHTEMKLDKPAATNCVACHEKKAN; encoded by the coding sequence ATGGCAAACGGTAAACGGATGCTGCGAATGACTGTCATCGCGATTGCGCTGGTCGGCGTGCTGGGTTTCCAATTGGAAGCCATGGGCATGCTCGACTCGGTCGGCGACACCGCCGGTCGACCGGACGTTATCATGATTGACACCATCGCCCAACTAGAGGAACTCGAACAGTCTGCGGCCGTGTTCATGCACGACGCACACACCAAGGCCCTGAAAGATCAGGGCATGAGCTGCGAGTCCTGTCACAAGACAGACGCAAAGGGCACCATGGCCCTGACGTTCAATCGGGTGGAAGGTGAAAACCAGCCCGAGCTGAGCGCTTCCGAGCTCAAAGACATTTATCACAACGGCTGCATCTCCTGTCACGTCAAGACCGCTGACAAGGGTTTCAAGACTGGTCCCATGGTGGGCGAATGTCGCAGCTGTCACCAGGCCGCACCTGAAGTGCAGGCCGATCGCTTCGAAGCGGGCATGGACAACGCGCTCCACTTCACTCACTGGGATTCCAAGATCATCCCGGCAGACGCTGGTGAACAAACCAACTGTGGTTCCTGCCACAAGAAAAAAGGTGAAGAAGACGGCTGGCGCTTTGCTGCGGCCAATGCAGGCAAAAGCACCCAGGAGATCTTCCACAACCAGTGCGTCACCTGCCACCAGACTCTCATCGAAAAGAAAGCTGAACGCTCCGGCCCTGTCCAGTGTGCCGGCTGTCACGGTGAAAAAGAAGTGGCCGCCCGCAAAATGGAAGAAGGCAAGAGCCTGAAAACCATGGGCGCCCTGCCCCGTCTGCCGCGCAAGCAGCCCGACGCCGTCCTGATGATGGCCAAAGTCGAAGAGGGCGCAGCCCCCGAGAAAGCGACCGGCATGGCTCCGGTGGCCTTCAATCACAAATTCCATGAAGGCGTTGTGGACACCTGTACCGCCTGTCACGTGGATGGCGTGAACGCACCACTCGACACCAGCTACGAGGCCATGCATGACCTCACATCCGAAAGCTCCTGCATCGGCTGTCACGCCAAGGCCCAGGAAAAGCCCCAGTGCGCAGGCTGTCACGAACAGCGTCCCGCAGCCAAGGCCACTTCCGACGCCTCCTGCGTGACCTGCCACAACGCAGGCGTCAACGCGGCCGACACCGTCAAGCTGATGGCTTCCGCCTCCAAGGAAGAAAAGGCTGCCGAAGCCGCTCTGCTCATCGCAGCACGCCCGGCAACCCAGGCCATGGTCGCTGTCGAGGATATCCCCGAGTTCGTGAACATTGGAGCCATCTCCAAGAAGTTCGAGCCCAGCAAGATGCCTCACCGCAAGATCATCCTCTCCATGGTAAAAGGCATGGAAGACAGCCCCCTGGCTGCCACCTTCCACGCCGCACCTGAAGCCGTCTGCGCAGGGTGTCATCACAACAGCCCGGCATCCATCACTCCGCCCAAGTGCGCGAGCTGCCATGCCGATCCCTTTGTCACTGACGGCAAACCGGGACTCAAGGCTGCCTACCATGGCCAGTGCATGACCTGTCACACCGAAATGAAGCTCGATAAGCCCGCTGCCACTAATTGCGTTGCGTGCCACGAGAAGAAAGCCAACTAA
- the hmcD gene encoding sulfate respiration complex protein HmcD: MEFFSLQEYYTHTKGIVYLIMGGILVAVTLYWQFLMGGNKKDD; the protein is encoded by the coding sequence ATGGAATTCTTCAGTCTGCAGGAATATTACACCCACACCAAAGGCATCGTCTATCTCATCATGGGCGGTATTCTGGTGGCGGTGACGCTGTACTGGCAGTTCCTCATGGGTGGAAACAAGAAGGACGACTAG
- the divK gene encoding DVU0259 family response regulator domain-containing protein has product MSKKILIVDDDQEIRSYLSELLGDNGYETVTANDGAEAVEIAKAEKPDLITLDLEMPNEWGPRFYRKISQDETLKRTPVVVISGLASIKYAIPKAIASLTKPFEPAQLLKIVKDAIG; this is encoded by the coding sequence ATGTCAAAGAAGATTCTGATTGTCGACGACGACCAAGAAATCCGTTCTTACCTGTCCGAACTGCTCGGCGACAACGGTTATGAAACCGTGACGGCCAATGATGGAGCTGAAGCTGTTGAGATTGCCAAGGCCGAAAAGCCTGATCTCATCACTCTGGACCTGGAGATGCCCAACGAATGGGGTCCCCGTTTCTATCGCAAGATCAGCCAGGATGAAACTCTCAAGCGAACTCCGGTCGTGGTTATCAGCGGACTGGCCTCGATCAAATACGCTATTCCCAAAGCAATCGCAAGTCTTACCAAGCCTTTTGAGCCTGCTCAACTGCTGAAAATCGTCAAAGACGCCATCGGCTAG
- the hmcB gene encoding sulfate respiration complex iron-sulfur protein HmcB, whose protein sequence is MLRRTFLGLLGAAGASVALPVSAKAGGKSFGPHPDTLGVLFDATRCIGCRKCELACNEVNELPAPDKKFDDLSVLDTKRRTDEKTLTVVNKYESSKGSVFRKMQCNHCLEPACASACFVKAFKKEHNGPVSYDASVCVGCRYCMVACPFEIPAYEYDEPLTPRVMKCTMCAPRLAEGKLPGCVERCPKEALTFGLRKDLIKIARARITTYPDRYVDHIYGETEMGGTSWMYISGVPFSEIGMREDLGTKSAPELTAGALAAVPIVVGMWPVLLGGIYAVSKRKDKIANDERVAAVKDALTRAGEEAEKKLHDELSKADVANQRRIEVEVKKAVEEALAPKEEEAETNEEES, encoded by the coding sequence ATGTTACGTAGAACATTCCTCGGATTGTTGGGCGCCGCAGGCGCGAGCGTCGCGCTTCCCGTGTCGGCCAAGGCCGGAGGTAAATCCTTCGGTCCCCACCCCGACACCCTGGGCGTGCTCTTTGACGCAACCCGCTGCATCGGCTGCCGCAAATGCGAGCTGGCCTGCAACGAAGTCAATGAACTGCCAGCACCCGACAAAAAGTTCGACGATCTGTCCGTATTGGACACCAAGCGTCGGACCGATGAAAAAACCCTGACCGTTGTCAATAAATATGAAAGCAGCAAAGGCTCCGTATTCCGCAAGATGCAGTGCAACCACTGCCTCGAACCGGCCTGTGCCTCTGCCTGCTTTGTCAAGGCCTTCAAAAAGGAACATAACGGGCCGGTCAGCTACGACGCATCCGTATGCGTCGGCTGTCGCTACTGTATGGTAGCCTGCCCGTTCGAAATCCCAGCCTATGAATACGATGAACCTCTGACTCCCCGGGTCATGAAGTGTACCATGTGCGCTCCCCGTCTGGCAGAGGGCAAGCTCCCCGGCTGTGTGGAGCGCTGTCCCAAGGAGGCCCTGACCTTTGGCCTGCGCAAGGATCTCATCAAGATCGCCCGCGCCCGCATCACCACCTACCCCGACCGCTATGTGGATCACATCTACGGCGAGACCGAGATGGGCGGCACCAGCTGGATGTATATCTCCGGTGTGCCCTTCTCCGAAATCGGCATGCGCGAAGACCTCGGCACCAAGTCCGCTCCCGAGCTGACAGCCGGTGCCCTGGCTGCCGTGCCCATCGTTGTTGGTATGTGGCCCGTGCTGCTCGGTGGTATCTACGCTGTCAGCAAACGCAAGGACAAGATCGCCAACGATGAACGCGTGGCTGCCGTCAAGGACGCCCTGACTCGCGCCGGTGAAGAAGCCGAGAAGAAGCTGCACGACGAGCTCTCCAAGGCCGACGTCGCCAACCAGCGCCGCATCGAAGTCGAGGTCAAGAAGGCCGTTGAAGAGGCTCTCGCTCCCAAAGAAGAGGAAGCCGAAACCAACGAGGAGGAGTCCTAA
- the hmcC gene encoding sulfate respiration complex protein HmcC, giving the protein MSVDTTAVEKKSLFTPFNIIATIILIAGAIVTVMRFTGGLGAVTNLDQNNPWGIWIGFDLMCGVALAAGGYTTSAACYVFGLKKYHSAVRPAILTAFLGYALVVFALHYDVGQPWRLTYPLFVQNGTTSLLFEVGLCVFLYLTVLFIEFTPALFEWLGMTKIRNIVVKLTLALTIMGVVLSTLHQSSLGALFTIAPSKLHPLWYSQYLPVFFFVSSICAGLSMVIFEGTLSHKPMHHLMDEEYLNNHDGLILGFGKAASLVLFGYFSIKVIGLAYDNNWHYLTTGYGAWYLVEMLGFVALPSFLYAIGVRDKNITVIKWAAGLTVLGIIVNRFNISMVAFNYQLPSAERYWPSWGEITISLFVVTIGVLVFRFISTRMPIFHEHPDYKEEH; this is encoded by the coding sequence ATGTCTGTCGACACCACTGCGGTCGAGAAGAAATCGCTCTTCACACCGTTCAATATCATAGCTACGATCATTCTCATTGCCGGTGCCATCGTCACGGTAATGCGTTTCACCGGCGGCCTCGGAGCCGTCACCAATCTTGACCAGAACAACCCGTGGGGCATCTGGATCGGTTTCGATCTGATGTGCGGCGTCGCCCTGGCAGCTGGTGGATACACCACCTCCGCCGCCTGCTACGTGTTTGGTCTCAAAAAGTACCATTCCGCTGTTCGCCCGGCCATTCTGACCGCCTTCCTGGGCTATGCCCTGGTGGTCTTTGCTCTGCATTACGATGTAGGCCAGCCGTGGCGACTGACATACCCCCTCTTCGTCCAGAACGGGACAACCTCCCTGTTGTTCGAAGTGGGTCTTTGCGTGTTCCTGTACCTGACCGTGCTGTTCATCGAATTCACACCGGCCCTTTTCGAATGGCTCGGCATGACGAAGATCCGCAACATCGTGGTCAAGCTGACCCTGGCCCTCACCATCATGGGTGTGGTCCTGTCGACCCTGCACCAGTCCTCCCTGGGCGCGCTGTTCACCATCGCCCCCTCGAAGCTGCATCCGCTCTGGTACTCGCAGTACCTGCCGGTCTTCTTCTTCGTGTCGAGTATCTGTGCCGGTCTGTCCATGGTCATCTTCGAAGGAACGCTCTCACACAAACCCATGCATCACTTGATGGATGAGGAGTACCTGAACAACCACGATGGTCTTATTCTTGGTTTCGGAAAGGCCGCTTCCCTCGTACTGTTCGGGTACTTCTCCATCAAGGTGATCGGCCTGGCATACGACAACAACTGGCACTACCTGACCACCGGCTACGGCGCGTGGTATCTGGTTGAAATGCTCGGTTTCGTGGCCCTGCCTTCCTTCCTCTACGCCATCGGCGTTCGGGACAAGAATATCACGGTTATCAAATGGGCCGCAGGGCTGACCGTCCTCGGCATTATCGTCAACCGATTCAACATCTCCATGGTTGCCTTTAACTACCAGCTGCCCTCCGCAGAACGGTACTGGCCGAGCTGGGGCGAGATCACCATCTCCCTGTTCGTGGTCACCATCGGCGTACTTGTCTTCCGGTTCATCAGCACCAGGATGCCCATTTTCCATGAGCATCCCGATTACAAGGAAGAACACTAG
- the cysQ gene encoding 3'(2'),5'-bisphosphate nucleotidase CysQ gives MIESEVLKDIVPIAVEAGERIMQIYDTDFEVDYKADQSPLTEADKASHEHIVARLEALFPDTPVLSEESTDIPWSTRKEWTEYWLIDPLDGTKEFVNRNGEFTVNIALIREGVSVMGIVYAPVLDICWFAAEGNGALCQKGDGAPERIHASQPMDYAGLKIVGSRSHQSDAIKQFMSHLSDPELVPMGSSLKLCAVADGTADIYPRLGLTSEWDTAAAHCVVTEAGGVIVEGSGVALGYNGKESILNPFFLVLGGADDQWRSDVTQWFGDAAAQ, from the coding sequence TTGATTGAATCCGAAGTCCTGAAAGATATTGTTCCGATTGCGGTGGAAGCCGGCGAACGGATCATGCAGATTTATGACACCGATTTCGAAGTGGACTACAAGGCAGACCAGAGCCCGCTGACAGAGGCGGACAAAGCATCGCACGAGCACATTGTTGCGCGGCTGGAGGCCCTTTTCCCCGACACCCCGGTTCTTTCGGAAGAGTCAACCGACATTCCCTGGAGCACCCGGAAGGAATGGACAGAGTACTGGCTCATTGATCCTCTGGATGGAACCAAAGAATTCGTTAATAGAAACGGTGAGTTCACAGTCAATATCGCATTAATCAGAGAGGGCGTTTCGGTCATGGGTATCGTGTATGCCCCTGTGCTTGATATCTGCTGGTTCGCGGCGGAAGGCAACGGAGCGCTTTGTCAAAAGGGTGATGGTGCCCCTGAACGCATTCATGCCTCACAGCCCATGGACTACGCCGGGCTGAAAATCGTGGGCAGTCGTTCTCATCAAAGTGACGCCATCAAACAATTCATGTCGCATCTCAGTGATCCCGAGCTTGTCCCCATGGGCAGCTCCCTGAAGCTGTGTGCCGTGGCGGACGGCACCGCAGACATCTATCCCCGGCTCGGGCTGACAAGCGAATGGGATACCGCGGCCGCCCATTGCGTGGTCACCGAAGCTGGCGGCGTCATTGTCGAAGGCAGCGGCGTGGCATTGGGATACAACGGCAAGGAGAGCATCCTGAATCCGTTTTTTCTGGTCCTCGGCGGAGCTGACGACCAGTGGCGCAGCGATGTCACCCAATGGTTTGGTGATGCTGCTGCGCAATAG
- a CDS encoding response regulator, translated as MLGRAGGSGGMMDFRKLMLVDDEEGVRRFVGLSLEELGYKVETAENGQVALELFDEFRPDVVFTDIKMPVMDGIELLKNIKKRSPDTEVIMITGHGDMDLAIESLKYDASDFITKPINNDVLEFSLDRAKERLTMKLQLKEYTENLENLVEEKTQRIVQLERQNAASHVVAGLSNALSDAAQSVETGGGLFNELPCLVSIHSQYLEIISHNTLFEERLGNMVGANSFDIYSDRDSGGNACPVQQTFATGKGQRSKETFIGKNGEEIPVTVYTAPIPGNDGDVELVLDISVDMTELQRLKDELLTTQYKYQRLFDEAPCYITVQNPDLSIAEANRRFVEDFGEAAGKPCFAYYKHRDEQCSNCLIEKTFKDGQSRQRETVVTTLAGEQKNMLVQSAPIHDASGTIVQAMEMSTDITEIRRLQDHLTSLGIMLGSMSHGVKGMLTSLDGGIYRLESGLQKKDSVRVEAATKTLKSMIGRVKKMVLDILYYAKSRELETDAVDATQFLLDTADIAAAKADAACVEFVRDIPEGLGTLHVDTAAMSAALINFLENGVDASDRKKDGKVELSAQRKGTDLVITIEDNGMGMDPETRDKIFTLFFSSKGKRGTGIGLFISNQTIEQHGGTIEVDSTPAQGSTFVITLPEKPGQVAA; from the coding sequence ATGCTGGGCCGTGCAGGCGGTTCCGGGGGTATGATGGACTTCAGGAAGTTGATGCTCGTTGACGACGAAGAAGGTGTTCGTCGATTTGTGGGGCTCTCTCTCGAAGAGCTGGGGTATAAGGTCGAGACCGCGGAAAACGGTCAGGTCGCCCTGGAGCTTTTTGACGAGTTCCGGCCCGACGTTGTTTTCACGGACATCAAGATGCCCGTCATGGACGGCATAGAACTGCTCAAAAACATCAAGAAGCGCTCTCCCGATACCGAGGTGATCATGATCACCGGCCATGGCGACATGGACCTGGCCATCGAGTCGCTCAAATACGACGCCTCGGACTTCATCACGAAGCCCATCAACAACGACGTCCTCGAATTTTCCCTTGATCGCGCCAAAGAGCGCCTGACCATGAAACTCCAGCTCAAGGAATACACCGAAAACCTTGAGAACCTCGTGGAAGAAAAGACCCAACGCATTGTCCAGCTTGAGCGGCAGAATGCGGCATCCCATGTGGTTGCAGGCCTGTCAAACGCCCTGTCCGACGCGGCCCAGTCCGTGGAGACCGGCGGCGGCCTGTTCAATGAGCTGCCCTGTCTCGTCTCCATCCACAGCCAGTATCTCGAAATCATTTCGCACAACACGCTGTTCGAAGAACGACTCGGCAACATGGTGGGCGCCAACAGCTTCGATATTTACTCCGACCGCGACTCCGGCGGCAACGCCTGCCCGGTCCAGCAGACCTTTGCCACTGGCAAGGGGCAGCGAAGCAAGGAGACCTTCATCGGCAAAAACGGTGAAGAAATCCCGGTCACGGTCTACACCGCCCCCATTCCGGGCAACGACGGCGATGTGGAACTGGTCCTCGACATCTCCGTGGACATGACCGAACTGCAACGCCTCAAGGATGAGTTGCTGACCACACAATACAAGTATCAGCGCCTCTTTGACGAAGCCCCCTGCTACATCACGGTGCAGAATCCAGATCTTTCCATTGCCGAAGCCAACCGCCGCTTTGTGGAGGACTTTGGCGAGGCGGCAGGCAAGCCCTGCTTTGCCTATTACAAGCACCGCGACGAGCAGTGTTCGAACTGTCTCATAGAGAAGACCTTCAAGGACGGGCAGTCGCGCCAGCGGGAGACCGTTGTCACCACCCTGGCCGGAGAGCAGAAAAACATGCTGGTCCAGAGCGCTCCCATCCACGATGCCTCGGGCACCATTGTCCAGGCCATGGAGATGTCCACGGACATCACCGAAATACGGCGTCTGCAGGATCACCTGACCTCTCTCGGCATCATGCTCGGCTCCATGTCCCATGGCGTGAAAGGCATGCTCACCTCACTGGACGGCGGTATCTACCGCCTTGAGTCCGGCCTGCAAAAAAAGGACAGCGTGCGCGTCGAGGCTGCCACCAAGACGCTGAAGTCCATGATTGGCCGGGTCAAGAAAATGGTACTGGACATCCTGTACTACGCCAAATCCCGCGAACTGGAGACAGACGCCGTGGATGCCACCCAATTCCTGCTCGACACAGCGGATATCGCCGCCGCCAAAGCGGATGCAGCCTGTGTTGAATTTGTCCGCGACATCCCCGAAGGACTCGGCACACTGCATGTGGACACGGCGGCCATGTCTGCGGCACTCATCAACTTTCTGGAAAACGGCGTGGATGCCAGCGACCGCAAAAAGGACGGGAAGGTTGAACTCTCCGCTCAGCGCAAGGGCACGGATCTGGTCATCACCATCGAAGACAACGGCATGGGCATGGACCCGGAGACACGAGACAAGATATTCACCCTGTTCTTTTCTTCCAAAGGCAAGAGAGGCACGGGAATCGGCCTGTTCATCTCCAACCAGACCATAGAGCAGCACGGCGGCACCATCGAGGTCGACTCAACCCCGGCTCAGGGCTCGACGTTTGTCATCACCCTGCCCGAAAAACCCGGCCAGGTCGCGGCCTGA
- a CDS encoding universal stress protein, whose product MFKKILLATSGAPSTFGAARVAFDMAKRYGAEVLVFNVMGVPTKAFSQEVNDVRTGEKIEIDDEYQSWVEEELKSTFEKQIESVEFSKIITTTGVPHREILRAARAEDVDLIVMGASSGDSSAYRKGYPGSTLQKVAKAARCPVMTVHRETASYWGGFSNIVFATDFSKQAENAFKFALASAKELNADLTVLHALDISGKLLDQNAIEDKLIETRSRIRSSYDFGDFKNYDVEVWEGVPYVEIVKMARERSADLIVMAHHSHELDPEKARIGSTMEQVILRAGCPVVSVSKPDKV is encoded by the coding sequence ATGTTCAAAAAGATTCTGTTGGCAACCAGCGGTGCTCCGTCCACCTTCGGCGCAGCCCGTGTGGCCTTCGACATGGCAAAACGCTATGGCGCCGAGGTTCTGGTCTTCAACGTCATGGGTGTGCCCACCAAGGCCTTCTCGCAGGAGGTCAACGATGTCCGCACCGGTGAGAAGATCGAGATCGATGACGAATACCAGAGCTGGGTCGAAGAAGAGCTGAAGTCCACGTTCGAAAAACAGATCGAATCCGTGGAATTCTCCAAGATCATCACGACCACAGGTGTGCCTCACCGTGAAATCCTCCGCGCCGCTCGCGCCGAGGACGTGGACCTGATCGTCATGGGCGCAAGCTCCGGCGATTCCAGCGCCTACCGCAAGGGCTATCCCGGTTCCACCCTGCAGAAAGTGGCCAAGGCCGCCCGCTGCCCGGTGATGACCGTCCACCGCGAGACCGCATCCTACTGGGGCGGATTCTCCAATATCGTCTTTGCCACCGACTTCTCCAAGCAGGCAGAAAACGCGTTCAAGTTCGCCCTGGCTTCGGCCAAGGAGCTGAACGCCGACCTGACCGTTCTGCACGCTCTGGATATCAGCGGCAAACTGCTCGACCAGAACGCCATCGAAGACAAGCTCATCGAAACCCGCAGCCGCATTCGCAGCAGCTATGACTTCGGTGACTTCAAGAACTACGATGTGGAAGTCTGGGAAGGCGTGCCGTACGTAGAGATCGTCAAAATGGCCCGTGAGCGGAGTGCCGACCTCATCGTCATGGCGCACCACTCCCACGAGCTGGACCCGGAAAAGGCCCGCATCGGCTCCACCATGGAGCAGGTCATCCTGCGCGCCGGTTGCCCGGTGGTCAGCGTGAGCAAGCCTGACAAGGTCTAA
- the hmcF gene encoding sulfate respiration complex iron-sulfur protein HmcF, whose translation MPEGQFCNKTPITTDEQLKATLNDKGGKQYYEEMNHLDVDSEKLWGAIQKTMKSRIKTWLEICAHCGLCAESCFLYQVNGRVPEQVPSYKIQATLGQIVKKKGKVDNEFMQMCMETAWSKCTCCNRCGMYCPHGIDMGIMFGYLRGLLYSQGFVPWELKIGSGMHRVYRAQMDVTMEDWVETCEWMAEETEEEWPGLEIPVDKVGADIMYTCNAREPKHYPEDIAEAAILFHVAGENWTVPSEGWEQTSLSMFAGDWECCKDNVQNVYDAIERLKPKRATGTECGHAHRATVIEGPYWTGRPDGQPPVPFLHYVEWLAEALRTGKLKIDPSKRIKEPVTLQDSCNYVRNQGLKDITREIISYIVEPGYFVEMAPTKEHNYCCGGGGGFNGIGKYREQRNMALRKKMDQILDTGCKLVIAPCHNCWDAIRDLEEEYEIGIRWSFLKPLVIKMLDVPEHLLPKDE comes from the coding sequence ATGCCTGAAGGACAATTCTGCAATAAGACGCCTATTACCACCGATGAGCAGCTCAAAGCCACGCTCAACGACAAAGGCGGCAAGCAATACTACGAAGAAATGAACCACCTGGATGTGGATTCAGAGAAATTGTGGGGAGCCATACAGAAGACCATGAAGTCCAGGATCAAAACCTGGCTGGAAATCTGCGCTCACTGCGGCCTCTGCGCCGAATCCTGCTTCCTCTACCAGGTCAACGGACGCGTTCCCGAACAGGTCCCTTCCTATAAGATTCAGGCCACCCTTGGCCAGATCGTCAAGAAGAAGGGCAAGGTCGACAACGAGTTCATGCAGATGTGCATGGAGACCGCATGGTCCAAATGCACCTGCTGCAACCGTTGCGGCATGTACTGTCCGCACGGCATCGACATGGGTATCATGTTCGGTTACCTGCGCGGCCTGCTCTACTCCCAGGGGTTCGTCCCGTGGGAACTCAAGATCGGTTCCGGCATGCACCGCGTGTACCGCGCCCAGATGGACGTCACCATGGAAGACTGGGTCGAGACATGCGAATGGATGGCCGAGGAAACCGAGGAAGAGTGGCCGGGACTTGAGATCCCCGTGGACAAGGTCGGCGCGGACATCATGTACACCTGCAACGCCCGCGAACCCAAGCACTACCCGGAAGACATCGCCGAAGCGGCCATCCTCTTCCATGTGGCCGGCGAAAACTGGACCGTGCCCTCCGAGGGTTGGGAGCAGACCTCCCTGTCCATGTTCGCCGGAGACTGGGAATGCTGCAAGGACAACGTCCAGAACGTTTACGACGCCATCGAGCGCCTGAAGCCCAAACGGGCCACGGGCACCGAGTGCGGCCACGCACACCGTGCCACCGTTATCGAAGGTCCTTACTGGACCGGTCGCCCTGACGGTCAGCCGCCTGTCCCGTTCCTCCACTATGTGGAGTGGCTGGCAGAAGCGCTGCGCACCGGCAAACTCAAGATTGATCCTTCAAAGCGGATCAAGGAGCCGGTCACCCTGCAGGATTCCTGCAACTACGTGCGCAACCAGGGTCTCAAGGACATCACCCGAGAGATCATCAGCTATATAGTCGAACCGGGCTACTTCGTTGAAATGGCACCGACCAAGGAGCACAACTACTGCTGCGGCGGTGGTGGCGGTTTCAACGGCATCGGCAAATACCGCGAACAGCGCAACATGGCCCTTCGCAAGAAGATGGATCAGATCCTCGATACGGGCTGCAAGCTCGTCATCGCGCCGTGTCACAACTGCTGGGACGCCATCCGCGACCTTGAAGAAGAATATGAAATCGGCATCCGCTGGTCCTTCCTCAAGCCGCTGGTCATCAAGATGCTGGATGTTCCCGAGCATCTGCTGCCCAAAGATGAATAG
- the hmcE gene encoding sulfate respiration complex protein HmcE, which produces MYDFLTGPMLWVTFLVSFGGLLVRAVMYVRGLNWQLDRVAYRPNMKYGLRGGIISILAFIIPFRARLWRVRPGFTLIFFAFHIGLLVTPILLEAHNVMLKEAFGISLPTLPTGVADVLAWTCLVGGLFMVLRRIAFPEVRIITTFYDYLLIAITVAPFITGLIARYEMGDYNFWLMAHIITGEIWLLSLPFTKLSHAILFFMSRMQLGMDYGIKRGGMKGSDMAW; this is translated from the coding sequence ATGTACGATTTCCTGACAGGGCCTATGCTCTGGGTGACGTTTCTCGTCAGCTTTGGCGGCCTGCTTGTACGCGCCGTGATGTATGTCAGGGGCCTCAACTGGCAGCTCGACAGAGTGGCTTACCGCCCCAACATGAAATACGGCCTGCGTGGTGGAATCATTTCCATCCTGGCTTTCATAATCCCGTTCAGGGCCCGACTGTGGCGTGTGCGCCCCGGTTTCACATTAATATTCTTTGCCTTCCACATCGGGCTGCTCGTCACTCCGATCCTGCTGGAAGCGCATAACGTGATGCTCAAGGAAGCGTTCGGAATCAGCCTGCCCACCCTGCCCACCGGCGTGGCGGACGTGCTGGCCTGGACCTGCCTTGTGGGTGGCCTGTTCATGGTCCTCCGCAGGATCGCCTTCCCGGAAGTGCGCATCATCACGACCTTCTACGATTACCTGCTGATCGCCATCACTGTTGCACCGTTCATCACCGGGCTCATCGCCCGTTATGAAATGGGTGACTACAACTTCTGGCTGATGGCTCATATCATCACCGGAGAAATCTGGCTTTTGAGCCTGCCCTTCACCAAGCTCAGCCACGCCATCCTGTTCTTCATGTCCCGCATGCAGCTGGGCATGGACTACGGCATCAAGCGCGGCGGCATGAAGGGCTCGGACATGGCCTGGTAA